The following proteins come from a genomic window of Mycolicibacterium rufum:
- a CDS encoding LpqN/LpqT family lipoprotein, with the protein MTMVRAGCAALLTAALVVTGCARDVTGTAVTAAGGAPGGQGQGQGQCATVTAPLTDVEPKNPREPTLRVPVPSGWERNTVMDNQIIRFAIVAQDLIADQFAPNAVVTLESVPGSQDPEAVFAQNRNNLTAMMGAYDLRTESNTTCGFPSETTRYTAPPMGPAPLRPVIMHAVVAQSPTATYLATLTVQTTDAGNPTYMRDSSEIVDGFQLVLP; encoded by the coding sequence ATGACGATGGTCCGGGCGGGGTGCGCCGCGCTGCTCACCGCCGCGCTGGTGGTCACCGGCTGCGCCCGCGACGTCACCGGCACCGCGGTGACCGCCGCCGGTGGCGCGCCGGGCGGACAGGGACAGGGGCAGGGGCAGTGCGCCACCGTGACCGCGCCGCTGACCGACGTGGAGCCGAAGAACCCGCGCGAGCCCACGCTGCGCGTCCCGGTGCCGTCGGGGTGGGAACGCAACACCGTGATGGACAATCAGATCATCCGCTTCGCGATCGTCGCGCAGGATTTGATCGCCGATCAGTTCGCCCCCAACGCGGTGGTGACCCTCGAGTCGGTGCCCGGCAGCCAGGATCCCGAGGCGGTGTTCGCCCAGAACCGCAACAACCTGACCGCCATGATGGGCGCCTACGACCTGCGCACGGAGAGCAACACCACCTGCGGATTCCCCTCGGAGACAACGCGGTACACCGCCCCGCCGATGGGTCCCGCGCCGCTGCGGCCGGTGATCATGCATGCCGTCGTCGCGCAGAGCCCGACCGCGACGTATCTGGCGACACTCACCGTGCAGACCACCGACGCCGGCAATCCGACCTACATGCGTGACTCGTCGGAGATCGTCGACGGATTCCAGCTCGTCCTGCCATGA
- a CDS encoding YkgB family protein, whose amino-acid sequence MTTLTHRSRLDAADRAGSLAARYGLVVVIAWIGALKFTAYEAEGIMGLVADSPLMGWVYDIVSVRTFSAALGVLELTVAALIAVKPWWPRLSAVGSAVAVGLFVSTLSFLFTTPGVLEASAGFAVLSSTGQFLIKDVALLGISAWTLADALRGSQA is encoded by the coding sequence ATGACCACCTTGACCCACCGGTCCCGCCTCGACGCTGCGGACAGAGCCGGGTCGCTGGCGGCCCGCTACGGCCTGGTCGTCGTGATCGCCTGGATCGGCGCTCTGAAGTTCACCGCCTACGAGGCCGAGGGCATCATGGGCCTGGTCGCCGACAGTCCGCTGATGGGCTGGGTGTACGACATCGTGTCGGTGCGGACGTTCTCCGCGGCGCTGGGCGTTCTGGAGCTGACCGTCGCGGCGCTGATCGCGGTGAAGCCCTGGTGGCCAAGGCTTTCCGCGGTGGGCAGCGCAGTCGCCGTGGGGCTGTTCGTCAGCACGTTGAGCTTCCTGTTCACCACCCCCGGGGTGCTGGAGGCATCGGCCGGATTCGCGGTGCTGTCCTCGACCGGCCAGTTCTTGATCAAAGACGTTGCCTTGCTGGGCATCTCCGCGTGGACGCTCGCCGACGCGCTGCGGGGTTCCCAGGCGTGA
- a CDS encoding RNA polymerase sigma factor yields the protein MTVTSAEEDDLIAALRARDESAFAALVDRHTPAMLRVAQGYVGSREVAEDVVQETWIALLKGIDGFEGRSSLRSWLFTVLINIAKKRGLRDRRDTEVQIAAYTGGTVNPARFCDRDERWSGHWRDGEEPSPFPESPEGSLLGAELMDVTRRELDRLPERQRLVVTLRDVLDVDSAEVSRLLDITMANQRVLLHRGRAAIRQALEDYVRDAR from the coding sequence ATGACCGTCACCTCCGCCGAAGAGGACGACCTGATCGCGGCGCTGCGCGCCCGCGACGAGTCGGCCTTCGCCGCGCTGGTCGACCGGCACACCCCGGCCATGCTGCGGGTCGCGCAGGGCTATGTCGGCTCCCGTGAAGTCGCCGAGGACGTCGTGCAGGAGACCTGGATCGCGCTGCTGAAAGGCATCGACGGCTTCGAGGGCCGATCCTCGCTGCGGAGTTGGCTTTTCACGGTGCTGATCAACATCGCCAAGAAGCGCGGGCTGCGCGACCGGCGCGACACCGAGGTGCAGATCGCCGCCTACACCGGCGGCACCGTGAACCCGGCCCGGTTCTGCGACCGCGACGAGCGGTGGTCGGGGCACTGGCGGGACGGCGAGGAGCCCTCGCCGTTCCCCGAGTCGCCGGAGGGCTCGCTGCTGGGCGCGGAACTGATGGACGTGACGCGGCGGGAGCTCGACCGACTCCCCGAGCGACAGCGCCTCGTGGTCACGTTGCGCGACGTGTTGGACGTGGACTCGGCTGAGGTGAGCCGGCTGCTCGACATCACGATGGCCAATCAGCGGGTGCTGCTGCACCGCGGCCGGGCGGCGATCCGGCAGGCGCTCGAGGATTACGTGAGGGACGCGAGGTGA
- a CDS encoding anti-sigma factor family protein: protein MNCDELVELVTAYLDGALDPDARARFEAHLHTCDGCANYLQQFRTTMGALSRICDDDMQPAFRDRLLDAFRDWR, encoded by the coding sequence ATGAACTGCGACGAGCTCGTGGAGCTGGTCACCGCCTACCTGGACGGAGCGTTGGATCCCGACGCGCGGGCACGCTTCGAGGCGCACCTGCACACCTGCGACGGCTGCGCGAACTACCTGCAGCAGTTCCGCACCACCATGGGCGCCCTGAGCAGGATCTGCGACGACGACATGCAGCCCGCCTTCCGGGACCGCCTGCTCGATGCGTTCCGCGATTGGCGATAG
- a CDS encoding crotonase/enoyl-CoA hydratase family protein codes for MRSAIGDRTAQVSAFETILYRAEAPVATITLNRPERLNTIVPPMPDEIEAAIGLAERDPAVKVIVLRGAGRAFSGGYDFGGGFEHWGEAMNTDGRWDPGKDFAMVSARETGPTSKFMAIWRASKPVIAQVHGWCVGGASDYALCADLVIASDDAVIGTPYARMWGAYLTGMWLYRLSLAKVKWHALTGEPLTGKEAAAVELINESVPFERLEARVAEIAAKLATIPLSQLQAQKLIVNQAYENMGLASTQTLGGILDGLMRNTPDALRFIDTAATGGVRAAVEQRDGPWGDYSQAPPERQPDPSHVIEP; via the coding sequence ATGCGTTCCGCGATTGGCGATAGAACTGCACAGGTGAGCGCTTTCGAGACGATTCTGTACCGGGCCGAGGCGCCCGTCGCCACCATCACGCTGAACCGGCCCGAGCGGCTCAACACGATCGTCCCGCCGATGCCCGACGAGATCGAGGCGGCGATCGGGCTGGCCGAACGCGACCCTGCCGTCAAGGTCATCGTGCTGCGCGGCGCCGGCCGGGCGTTCTCCGGCGGCTACGACTTCGGCGGCGGGTTCGAGCACTGGGGCGAGGCGATGAACACCGACGGCCGGTGGGACCCCGGCAAGGACTTCGCGATGGTCAGCGCCCGCGAGACCGGGCCGACGAGCAAGTTCATGGCGATCTGGCGGGCGTCCAAACCGGTGATCGCGCAGGTGCACGGCTGGTGCGTCGGCGGCGCGAGCGATTACGCCCTGTGCGCCGACCTCGTCATCGCCAGCGACGACGCCGTGATCGGCACCCCGTATGCCCGCATGTGGGGCGCCTACCTGACCGGCATGTGGCTCTACCGGCTGAGCTTGGCCAAGGTGAAGTGGCATGCGCTCACCGGTGAACCGCTGACCGGAAAGGAAGCCGCGGCCGTCGAACTCATCAACGAGTCGGTGCCCTTCGAGCGTCTCGAGGCGCGGGTGGCGGAGATCGCGGCGAAGCTGGCGACCATTCCGCTGTCGCAGTTGCAGGCGCAGAAGCTGATCGTCAACCAGGCCTACGAAAACATGGGCCTGGCGTCGACGCAGACGCTGGGCGGGATCCTCGACGGACTGATGCGTAACACCCCCGACGCGCTGCGGTTCATCGACACCGCCGCCACCGGCGGCGTGCGCGCCGCGGTCGAGCAACGCGACGGCCCCTGGGGCGATTACAGCCAGGCGCCGCCGGAGCGGCAGCCCGACCCGTCACACGTCATCGAGCCCTAG
- a CDS encoding DEAD/DEAH box helicase: protein MNTARPLLDDSTDLAGLRARGTDPDELFDAFAAWAEAAGTPLYPAQAEALIEFVSGANVVLATPTGSGKSLVATGAQYVALAAGRRSYYTAPIKALVSEKFFALCGVFGADNVGMLTGDAAVNAHAPIIVCTAEVLANTALREGEASDIGVVVMDEFHFYGDPDRGWAWQVPLLELPRAQFLLMSATLGDVTFLREDLTRRTGRPTALVAHAERPVPLFYSYATTPMHETIGDLLDTRQAPIYIVHFTQASALERAQALMSVNVSTKDEKAAIAEHLGSFRFSTAFGATLSRLVRHGIGVHHAGMLPKYRRLVEQLAQAGLLKVICGTDTLGVGINVPIRTVVFTALSKYDGTRTRLLTAREFHQIAGRAGRAGYDTAGTVVVQAPEHEVENLKQFAKVAYDPKKRRKLVRRKAPEGMVPWSEKTMTRLVDAAPEPLTSNMRVSTAMILDVVDRPGDPFEAMRRLLTDNHEPRKRQLRLIREAVGIARSLLQAGVVERLPAPEADGRRYRLTVDLPQDFALNQPLSTFALAAIDVLDPSAESYAREVVSVIEATLEDPRQILAAQLKKARGEAVAAMKAEGIEYDERIALLDDVTYPKPLEDLLTGVFEIYVQSNPWAADGALSPKSVVREMWERAFTFREYVSVYGLTRSEGAVLRYLSDAVKALRSGVPTAARTEELTDITEWLAELVRQVDSSLLDEWEQLTSPDQPLDAPVAVPVRPRPLTGNERAFTAMVRNALFRRVELFARERYDELGALDSGSGWTAQRWQEAGDAYFDEHDDVGTGADARGPALLIIEREPDVWRVRQILDDPAGDHDWGIDVEVDLPASDEEGVAVLRVVDVGRMD from the coding sequence ATGAACACCGCCCGGCCGTTGCTCGACGATTCGACCGACCTGGCCGGGCTGCGCGCCCGCGGCACGGATCCCGACGAACTGTTCGACGCCTTCGCCGCGTGGGCCGAGGCCGCAGGCACCCCGCTGTACCCGGCGCAGGCGGAGGCGCTGATCGAGTTCGTCAGCGGCGCCAACGTCGTGCTGGCGACCCCGACCGGATCGGGCAAGTCCCTGGTCGCGACGGGCGCCCAGTACGTCGCGCTGGCGGCCGGGCGGCGCAGCTACTACACCGCGCCCATCAAGGCGCTGGTCAGCGAGAAGTTCTTCGCGCTGTGCGGCGTCTTCGGCGCCGACAACGTCGGGATGCTCACCGGCGACGCCGCGGTCAACGCGCACGCGCCGATCATCGTCTGCACCGCCGAGGTGCTGGCGAACACGGCGCTGCGCGAGGGTGAGGCGTCCGACATCGGCGTCGTCGTGATGGACGAGTTCCACTTCTACGGCGATCCCGACCGCGGCTGGGCCTGGCAGGTCCCGCTGCTCGAGTTGCCGCGAGCCCAGTTCCTGTTGATGTCGGCGACGCTCGGTGACGTCACGTTCCTGCGGGAGGACCTGACCCGGCGCACCGGGCGGCCGACCGCGCTGGTGGCCCATGCCGAACGTCCGGTCCCGCTGTTCTACTCCTACGCCACCACGCCGATGCACGAGACCATCGGCGATCTGCTCGACACCCGGCAGGCGCCGATCTACATCGTGCATTTCACCCAGGCCTCGGCGCTGGAGCGGGCGCAGGCGCTGATGAGCGTCAATGTCAGCACCAAGGACGAAAAGGCTGCCATCGCCGAGCATCTCGGTTCCTTCCGGTTTTCCACGGCGTTCGGCGCGACGCTGTCCCGGCTGGTCCGGCACGGCATCGGGGTGCATCACGCCGGCATGCTGCCCAAGTACCGGCGGCTGGTCGAACAGCTCGCCCAGGCCGGTCTGCTGAAGGTCATCTGCGGGACCGACACCCTCGGGGTGGGCATCAACGTGCCGATCCGCACCGTGGTGTTCACCGCGCTGTCGAAGTACGACGGCACCCGCACCCGGCTGCTGACCGCGCGCGAGTTCCACCAGATCGCCGGGCGCGCCGGGCGGGCCGGCTACGACACCGCGGGCACCGTGGTGGTGCAGGCGCCCGAACACGAGGTGGAGAACCTCAAGCAGTTCGCGAAGGTGGCCTACGACCCGAAGAAGCGACGAAAACTCGTGCGGCGCAAGGCGCCCGAGGGCATGGTGCCGTGGAGCGAGAAGACGATGACGCGCCTGGTCGATGCGGCGCCGGAGCCGCTCACCAGCAACATGCGGGTGTCCACCGCGATGATCCTCGATGTGGTGGACCGTCCCGGCGATCCCTTCGAGGCGATGCGCCGGCTGCTCACCGACAACCACGAACCGCGCAAGCGTCAGCTGCGGCTCATCCGTGAAGCGGTCGGCATCGCACGCTCCCTGCTGCAGGCCGGGGTCGTCGAGCGGCTGCCCGCCCCTGAGGCCGACGGGCGGCGCTACCGGTTGACCGTCGACCTGCCCCAGGACTTCGCCCTGAACCAGCCGCTGTCCACGTTCGCCCTCGCCGCGATCGACGTCCTCGATCCGAGTGCGGAAAGCTATGCGCGCGAAGTGGTTTCGGTGATCGAAGCAACGCTGGAGGATCCGCGTCAGATCCTGGCGGCGCAGCTGAAGAAGGCCAGGGGAGAGGCGGTCGCGGCGATGAAGGCCGAGGGCATCGAGTACGACGAGCGCATCGCACTGCTCGACGACGTCACCTACCCCAAGCCGCTGGAGGATCTGCTCACCGGAGTCTTCGAGATCTATGTGCAGTCCAACCCGTGGGCGGCCGACGGTGCACTGTCACCGAAGTCGGTGGTGCGCGAGATGTGGGAGCGCGCGTTCACGTTCCGCGAGTACGTCAGCGTCTACGGGCTGACACGCTCGGAGGGCGCGGTGCTGCGGTACCTGTCCGACGCAGTGAAGGCGCTGCGCTCGGGCGTGCCGACCGCCGCGCGCACCGAGGAACTCACCGACATCACCGAGTGGCTGGCCGAGCTCGTCCGCCAGGTGGACTCGAGCCTGCTCGACGAATGGGAGCAGCTGACCAGCCCGGACCAGCCGCTGGACGCTCCGGTCGCCGTGCCGGTGCGGCCGCGGCCGCTGACCGGCAACGAGCGCGCCTTCACCGCGATGGTGCGCAACGCACTGTTCCGGCGCGTGGAGCTGTTCGCGCGGGAACGCTACGACGAGTTGGGCGCGTTGGACAGCGGGTCGGGCTGGACGGCGCAGCGCTGGCAGGAGGCCGGCGACGCGTACTTCGACGAGCACGACGACGTGGGAACCGGTGCCGACGCGCGCGGTCCGGCGCTGCTGATCATCGAGCGTGAACCGGACGTCTGGCGGGTACGCCAGATCCTCGACGACCCCGCCGGTGATCACGACTGGGGCATCGACGTCGAGGTCGATCTGCCCGCTTCCGATGAGGAGGGCGTGGCGGTGCTGCGGGTGGTGGACGTCGGTCGGATGGACTAG
- a CDS encoding helix-turn-helix transcriptional regulator translates to MRLTWPLTGRTEESRRIEAALVDPESAGIVVSGAAGVGKSRIARETLTSFTARGWLVRWVVGTSAARHLPFGAVTPWTATSGVDSLELVHGVIDTLTSSQGDAPVVVGVDDVPLLDDLSTVVLHQIIQRRLAKLVMTLRTGEAVAEATRELWKIGEFDRLDVAPLTPDDSERLVSRALGGTLESTAAQRLWTLTEGNPLYLRLIVEQEVADGRLARREGLWTWVGDPVVPPGLVELVESRIGGLPPAVSEVIDILAVGEPLRLASLTRIAGGSAVEDADRRGLICCEPGDGCVTVRLAHPLYGEVRRRRAAHTTLRRLRGLVAAELAVTEPRGDVHAVVRRAALSLDSDVTPDVELLLDAARGAAWMLDLPLANRLAEAAIAAGGRVEASLIRAFVLSWLGKGAAAEAVLADVDIGSLTAVEQARVTFLRAVNLFFTLADPSAALALVDRAVCTEPPERHCLDAFRCIAAAALGAPDTARRLARSFDPRALPDPLERRLTAWAVTVACGEAGAAAEAAAVADAGYPIPVRAFIVISDAHINALLLAGETAQACEIAQMMRGRAMASRGAPFGQIAIAVTGQAELGAGHLDRACAHLSTALQRVTAWNTATGFRYRYQILLTTALAMRGRAHDACVAQAAMEADRHPGWRYLDYSRAIAGGWVAGAQGAISEAIAMVREAAEEAGGRGQYAAEVMCLQTAAQFGDRCTADRLHELEARVEGPRAGIAARFADALFSSDSDELEATSRRFEEIGDLVAATDAAAHAAICLRAKGLRGSALRCSRRADALAAACGGARTPALMRCADTLPLTAREREIVMLLGGSASNRDIASRLSVSVRTVESHIYNAMAKTGSLSREELAKLLSDTDGQLN, encoded by the coding sequence GTGCGGTTGACATGGCCGCTCACCGGGCGGACCGAGGAATCGCGGCGGATCGAAGCCGCGCTAGTCGATCCTGAATCCGCGGGCATCGTCGTCAGCGGCGCGGCCGGGGTGGGCAAGAGCCGGATCGCTCGGGAGACGCTCACCTCCTTCACTGCACGGGGCTGGCTGGTCCGCTGGGTGGTGGGAACATCGGCGGCACGTCATCTCCCGTTCGGTGCCGTGACGCCGTGGACGGCGACGAGCGGCGTCGACAGCCTCGAGCTCGTCCACGGGGTCATCGACACGCTGACGTCCTCGCAGGGCGACGCACCAGTGGTCGTGGGAGTCGACGACGTCCCGCTGCTCGACGACCTGTCGACCGTCGTCCTGCACCAGATCATCCAGCGCAGGCTCGCAAAACTGGTGATGACCCTGCGCACCGGTGAAGCCGTCGCGGAGGCGACGCGCGAACTGTGGAAGATCGGCGAGTTCGATCGACTGGACGTCGCGCCGCTCACGCCGGACGACAGCGAGCGCCTGGTGTCCCGCGCCCTGGGTGGAACTCTGGAATCGACTGCAGCACAGCGACTGTGGACCCTGACCGAGGGTAACCCGCTCTATCTGCGGTTGATCGTCGAGCAGGAGGTCGCCGACGGACGGCTCGCCCGCCGCGAGGGCCTGTGGACATGGGTCGGCGATCCTGTGGTCCCTCCGGGGCTCGTCGAACTGGTGGAGTCGCGTATCGGTGGACTGCCGCCCGCGGTCAGCGAGGTCATCGACATCCTCGCCGTCGGCGAACCACTCCGGCTGGCGTCGCTGACCCGCATCGCCGGCGGCTCCGCCGTCGAGGACGCCGACCGCAGAGGCTTGATCTGCTGCGAACCCGGCGACGGTTGCGTCACCGTCCGCCTCGCCCACCCGCTCTACGGTGAGGTGCGCCGTCGACGCGCCGCCCACACCACGTTGCGCCGCCTCAGGGGCTTGGTGGCCGCCGAACTCGCCGTCACCGAACCTCGCGGCGACGTCCACGCCGTCGTCCGCCGCGCCGCACTCAGCCTCGACTCGGACGTCACCCCCGACGTCGAACTGCTGCTCGACGCGGCGCGCGGGGCAGCGTGGATGCTGGACCTGCCGCTGGCCAACCGGCTCGCCGAGGCCGCGATCGCGGCGGGCGGGCGGGTCGAAGCGAGCCTGATCCGCGCCTTCGTGTTGTCCTGGCTCGGCAAGGGCGCCGCCGCGGAGGCCGTCCTCGCCGATGTCGACATCGGGTCACTGACCGCCGTCGAGCAGGCCCGCGTGACCTTTCTCCGTGCCGTCAACCTGTTCTTCACGCTGGCCGACCCCAGCGCGGCCCTGGCTCTCGTCGACCGCGCGGTGTGCACCGAGCCACCGGAGCGGCACTGCCTCGACGCCTTCCGGTGTATCGCCGCGGCGGCTCTGGGTGCGCCGGACACCGCGCGGCGGCTCGCGCGGTCGTTCGACCCCCGCGCGCTGCCCGATCCACTGGAGCGTCGACTGACGGCATGGGCGGTGACGGTGGCGTGCGGCGAGGCCGGGGCGGCGGCCGAAGCGGCTGCCGTCGCCGATGCCGGGTATCCGATTCCCGTCCGCGCGTTCATCGTCATCTCCGACGCGCACATCAACGCCCTGCTGCTGGCCGGCGAGACGGCGCAAGCGTGTGAGATCGCGCAGATGATGCGCGGCCGCGCCATGGCCTCGCGCGGTGCGCCGTTCGGCCAGATCGCCATCGCCGTCACCGGACAGGCCGAGCTGGGGGCAGGGCACCTCGATCGGGCCTGCGCACATCTATCCACGGCCCTGCAGCGCGTCACGGCGTGGAACACCGCGACCGGCTTCCGCTACCGGTATCAGATCCTGCTGACCACGGCGCTGGCGATGCGTGGGCGGGCCCACGACGCCTGCGTGGCCCAGGCGGCGATGGAGGCCGACCGGCATCCCGGCTGGCGGTACCTCGACTACTCCCGCGCCATCGCCGGCGGATGGGTCGCCGGCGCCCAGGGAGCGATCAGCGAAGCGATCGCGATGGTTCGCGAGGCGGCCGAGGAGGCCGGCGGACGTGGCCAATACGCGGCCGAAGTCATGTGCCTGCAGACGGCGGCGCAATTCGGTGACAGGTGCACCGCTGACCGTCTCCATGAGCTCGAGGCCCGCGTCGAGGGGCCACGTGCGGGGATCGCCGCGCGCTTCGCGGATGCGCTCTTCTCGTCGGACAGCGACGAACTCGAAGCCACCTCGAGACGATTCGAGGAGATCGGTGACCTCGTGGCGGCGACCGACGCGGCCGCGCATGCCGCGATCTGCCTGCGCGCCAAGGGGTTACGCGGTTCGGCCCTGCGATGTTCGCGGCGCGCCGACGCGCTGGCGGCGGCCTGCGGTGGCGCCCGGACGCCCGCGCTGATGCGCTGCGCCGACACGTTGCCGTTGACTGCTCGCGAGCGCGAGATCGTCATGCTGCTGGGCGGATCGGCGTCCAACCGGGATATCGCCTCCCGGCTCAGTGTCTCCGTGCGCACGGTCGAGAGCCACATCTACAACGCGATGGCCAAGACGGGCTCGCTGAGTCGCGAGGAACTGGCGAAGCTGCTGAGCGACACCGACGGTCAGCTCAACTGA
- a CDS encoding nuclear transport factor 2 family protein yields MDARGMRALIDRHIAAEGRGDIDEALSVYTEDVEHDVVGFPDGLHHSKDGARAFYAQLTANFRSETWSERRSFVTENAMILEQDMTGTVIGSMLGLPGRGRRITFRMLHVFEFRDGLISRENVWLDGAAVVAQLS; encoded by the coding sequence ATGGACGCGCGCGGAATGCGAGCGCTCATCGATCGCCACATCGCTGCCGAGGGCCGCGGGGACATCGACGAGGCGCTGTCGGTCTACACCGAGGACGTGGAACACGACGTCGTCGGGTTCCCCGACGGTCTGCACCATTCCAAGGACGGCGCCCGAGCGTTCTACGCACAGCTGACCGCCAACTTCCGGTCCGAGACGTGGTCGGAGCGCCGCAGTTTCGTCACCGAGAACGCCATGATCCTCGAGCAGGACATGACCGGCACCGTGATCGGTTCGATGCTCGGGCTCCCCGGGCGGGGACGGCGCATCACGTTCCGTATGCTGCACGTCTTCGAGTTCCGCGACGGGCTGATCAGCAGGGAGAACGTCTGGCTCGACGGTGCGGCGGTGGTGGCTCAGTTGAGCTGA
- the ppk2 gene encoding polyphosphate kinase 2 — MLRPSGEIVDTWRENYPYGERMKREDYEEQKRLLQIELLKLQKWSQAHGHRHVIVFEGRDAAGKGGTIKRFMEHLNPRGARVVALEKPTEKERTQWYFQRYVEHLPSAGEIVLFDRSWYNRAGVERVMGFCTPKQHAEFIRQAPLFEQMLVNEGVSLTKLWFSVSPSEQRTRFTIRQVDPVRQWKLSPTDLASLDKWDDYTAAKEDMFAWTDTEIAPWTVVKSNDKKRARINAMRYVLSKFDYDNKDHEVVGRPDPLIVGRALGD; from the coding sequence ATGCTGCGGCCCAGCGGCGAGATCGTCGACACCTGGCGCGAGAACTATCCGTACGGGGAGCGCATGAAGCGCGAGGACTACGAGGAGCAGAAGCGGCTACTGCAGATCGAGTTGCTCAAGCTGCAGAAGTGGAGCCAGGCGCACGGCCACCGGCACGTCATCGTGTTCGAGGGACGTGACGCCGCGGGCAAGGGCGGCACGATCAAACGCTTCATGGAGCACCTCAACCCGCGCGGCGCCCGCGTCGTCGCGCTGGAGAAGCCCACGGAGAAGGAACGCACCCAGTGGTACTTCCAGCGCTACGTGGAGCACCTGCCGTCGGCCGGCGAGATCGTGCTGTTCGACCGGTCCTGGTACAACCGCGCCGGCGTGGAGCGGGTGATGGGGTTCTGCACACCCAAGCAGCACGCCGAGTTCATCCGGCAGGCGCCGCTGTTCGAGCAGATGCTGGTCAACGAGGGCGTCAGCCTGACCAAGCTGTGGTTCTCGGTGTCGCCGTCCGAGCAGCGCACCCGGTTCACGATCCGGCAGGTGGACCCGGTACGGCAGTGGAAGCTCTCGCCCACCGATCTGGCCTCGCTGGACAAGTGGGACGACTACACCGCGGCCAAGGAGGACATGTTCGCCTGGACCGACACGGAGATCGCGCCGTGGACCGTGGTCAAGAGCAACGACAAGAAGCGTGCCCGCATCAACGCGATGCGCTACGTGCTGAGTAAGTTCGACTACGACAATAAGGACCACGAGGTGGTCGGCCGGCCCGACCCCCTGATCGTGGGACGCGCGCTGGGCGACTGA
- a CDS encoding aldehyde dehydrogenase family protein, with product MTATSDVKPFTGTGTITNPATGAPAGQVRWTDPADVPRIAAGLREAQREWEARGAAGRAKVLARYAVWLGKHRAEIEELLIKETGKSATDAAQEVPLILMIASYYIRTMEKALAPDTRPAALPFLSIKKIEVHYRPRPVVGIIAPWNYPVANALMDAIGALAAGCAVLLKPSERTPLTAELLMRGWLDSGAPDVLALAQGAREVSEAVIDVSDYIQFTGSSATGAKVAERAARRLTPVSLELGGKDPMIVLEDADVELAAHAAVWGAMFNAGQTCVSVERVYVLEPVYDQFVAAVVRDVENLEMGAGDGKHFGAMIDDSQVAVTERHVADALAKGARALTGGKRGAGAGSFYEPTVLVDVDHSMAAMTEETFGPTLPIMKVSSVEEAVRLANDSPYGLSAAVFSRDIERAKKVALQLDCGGVNINDVISNLMCTTAPMGGWKTSGIGARFGGPEGLRKYCRIETVVSPRTNVGAGGNYYNNSQRALKRMNTMMTKLALIRPKRIAK from the coding sequence ATGACTGCGACTTCCGACGTCAAGCCGTTCACCGGCACCGGCACCATCACGAACCCGGCCACCGGCGCCCCGGCGGGTCAGGTGCGCTGGACCGATCCCGCCGACGTGCCCCGCATCGCCGCGGGGCTGCGGGAGGCGCAGCGCGAGTGGGAGGCGCGCGGCGCGGCCGGCCGCGCCAAGGTGCTGGCCCGCTACGCGGTCTGGCTCGGCAAGCACCGCGCCGAGATCGAAGAGTTGCTGATCAAGGAGACCGGCAAATCCGCCACGGACGCGGCGCAGGAGGTGCCGCTGATCCTGATGATCGCCTCCTACTACATCCGCACCATGGAGAAGGCGCTCGCGCCGGACACGCGCCCCGCGGCGCTGCCGTTCCTGTCGATCAAGAAGATCGAGGTGCACTACCGCCCCCGGCCGGTGGTCGGGATCATCGCGCCGTGGAACTACCCGGTGGCCAACGCGCTGATGGACGCCATCGGCGCCCTTGCCGCCGGATGCGCCGTCTTGCTCAAACCCTCCGAGCGCACACCGCTGACCGCCGAACTGCTGATGAGGGGCTGGCTGGACTCCGGCGCCCCGGACGTGCTGGCGCTGGCCCAGGGCGCACGCGAGGTGTCCGAGGCCGTCATCGACGTCAGCGACTACATCCAGTTCACCGGCTCCAGCGCCACCGGCGCGAAGGTGGCCGAACGCGCCGCGCGCCGGCTCACCCCGGTGAGCCTGGAACTCGGTGGCAAGGATCCGATGATCGTGCTCGAGGACGCCGACGTCGAGTTGGCCGCCCACGCCGCGGTCTGGGGCGCGATGTTCAACGCCGGCCAGACCTGCGTGTCCGTCGAGCGGGTCTACGTGCTCGAACCGGTCTACGACCAGTTCGTCGCGGCCGTGGTGCGCGATGTCGAGAACCTCGAGATGGGCGCCGGTGACGGCAAGCACTTCGGGGCGATGATCGATGACAGCCAGGTCGCCGTCACCGAACGCCACGTCGCCGATGCGCTCGCCAAGGGAGCGCGGGCGCTGACCGGCGGCAAGCGGGGTGCCGGTGCGGGCAGCTTCTACGAGCCCACCGTCCTGGTCGACGTCGACCACTCGATGGCCGCCATGACCGAGGAGACGTTCGGTCCGACGCTGCCGATCATGAAGGTCTCCTCTGTCGAGGAAGCGGTGCGGCTGGCCAACGACAGCCCCTATGGGCTCTCGGCCGCGGTGTTCTCCCGCGACATCGAGCGCGCCAAGAAGGTGGCGTTGCAGCTCGACTGCGGCGGCGTGAACATCAACGACGTCATCTCGAACCTGATGTGCACCACCGCGCCGATGGGCGGCTGGAAGACCTCCGGCATCGGGGCGCGCTTCGGCGGTCCGGAAGGTCTGCGCAAGTACTGCCGCATCGAGACGGTGGTCAGCCCGCGGACCAACGTGGGCGCCGGCGGGAACTACTACAACAACTCCCAGCGCGCGCTCAAGCGGATGAACACGATGATGACGAAGCTGGCGCTGATCAGGCCCAAGCGCATCGCCAAGTAA